DNA sequence from the Leptolyngbya sp. SIO1E4 genome:
CTGTAGATCCAGAAGTATAGATGAGGTAAGCAAGGTCATCGGGTTTTTGAACGGTCTCCAATGGCTCTCTGCTTTCATCTTCTAAATCTTGACTGCCTATACACAGTTGCAGAACATCTTCTGGCCAAGAAAGGTTCTCCTTAAGCCAAGATTGAGTTAAAACAATATCAATCCCACTATTTTTCAGTAAGTATTCTCTTCGCTCCTGAGGCAGTCCAGGATCAATGGGGACGTAGGCGGCACCGGACGCGAGGATGCCGATAACTGCTACAATCTGCTCCCATCCTTTCTCCATAACCACAGCGACTAACTGGTTAGGAGCCACCCCTAATGCTCGCAGCCTATGACCAACCTGATTTGAAAGTTCGTAGAGTTCTTGATAAGAGAGGGTGCGCTGAGGTGAAATGACGGCAGACTCATTTTTCCTGGCTTGCATTTGTGCTGCAAATAAAGTGTGCAGCATCTCATCAGAGATCGGGGCAACCGTGGCATTGACAAGGCATCGCTGGGCTAACTGGGCAGGCGGGATTAATTGTCGGTTAGGTTCAAGCCAGGCAGTCTCCGAAGTCGCCAGCCGCTTAAGAAAAAGGCGATAAGCCTCAAACATGTCCTGGATGCAACCGTCAGGGAACAGCTCCTCAACCACATCCCAGTTGAAGGTCAACGCTCCCTTCTCCTCCCAAACTTGGACATCCATCCACGCTTGAGAAGCTTGACTAATCCCATAGACTAATTCGCCAAAGTGACTGAAGGTCGACGTTTCCTGACCCAGTGAGCTTAAACCGAGGGTGCTAGTAAAGACAATGGGAATAGCGCTAGGAGCTGTGCCTTGTCTGCGAGCGAGTTCCCGGGTCACACGGACTCCACTGAAGTATCGGTGCTCTAGATCTCGCCATAATTGTTGCTGTAGGCGGATAGCACGGTCAGTAAATGATTCAGAACCTGCATTGTCTATCGTCAACAGTGTCGCGGAGATGAAGTCTCCCAAGATGTCATTTACTTGCGGATGCAGTGGCAGACGATTAAATAGGGCGAGGCTAATGGTAAACCGAGGATTCCTGTTCCAGACTGTCAAGATCTCGGCAAAAGCGGCTAGTAAAACACCAGACGGGGTTAAACCAGCCTGAGCAGCTCGCTGCTTCAATAGCGGCCAGTCCGCGCTGTCTAGTTGCGCGTCATAGCGCTTGGTCCGATACTGCTTGAGTTCTCTAGGATTTTTTGCTAGCGGCAAGGTTGGGGCTGGGGGCAGATCATCCAGACGGCTCAGCCAATATTGTTGCGATCGCTGATACAACTCCGTTCCTTGTAAAGCTTGCTCGGCTAGGACGTAATCTCGAAAGGCAAGTTCTAAGGGAACTAACTTAACCTCAGGATCCTGGTAAAGTTGAAACCACTCATCAAACAAGCGGAACAAACTCCACGCATCAAAAATCTGCAGATCGTAGCTGATATGCAATCGCACAAGCCCGTCATCCAATCGCGTTGCTCTGAATTCAAACAAGGGCCATTTATCAGCTGGCAACACCTGATGAGACATTTGCTGACGCATTGCCTCGATCCCTGCAGCAACCTCGTGATCTTCTCGTCCTCTCAGATCTAAAACTTCAATTTGATAAAGCGGCACCTGTTTGAGAACCTGCTGCTGGCCATCCGGTAACACCACAGCCCTCAACATATCGTGACGCTCAATTACTTTCTGCAGTGCCCAATTGAGTCGTCCCAGATCTAAATCCTGTCCTTCAATCTCGTAATAACCATGATTAGCCACAGTTCCTAACTCTAATACCCCGCTGCGCCCCACCCAGAAGGCATGCTGCATATCCGTCAGGGGAAAAGGCTCATAGCGAGACTCTGGTGCAGGCACAATGGCGGGTAGGGAAGTATCACTGGTACTTATGCTGTTCTGGTGCAACAACATGAGAATCTCTGCTTTATGTTCGACTAACGACTCCTGCAGCTCTGGCGTCATCACCCCTTTGGGGGCATCAACGAATAGTAAACCTTTATTAGTAGAAAGCTTTACACCTTTGTGAGCAAGATTATCCAGTAGTAAATGCAAATTCATGACTTCTAGACAGATAATTGTATTTCCTTGCCACCAACCTATCTCTTGATCGTCACCGCTAAATATTCTATGTCGTGGTCAAAATACTCGTTAAAACTTGGTTCTGGTAACCTCTTGCCCCTTAACTCAGCCAGTGCGAAGCTAGAGTAGACATATGTGAAAATTGCTTAGTTGTGTTGTAAATTAAAACTCATTTTCTTCATTTAATCAAACGATTTTCCAGGCGAGTTAAAGACTCAATTTTTCCCGTTCTTCAGCTTCACCAACATCGGCATCAGAAACCACCTCTGATGAAATTAGGTTCGCCAATGCCAATCGATTTAGCAAAAGATCAGCTAATTCAGCTACTGTACCCTTCTCAAAAAAGTTTCCGATGGGCATTCGCACCTGTAAATCGGTTTCAATCCGGCTTTTGAGCATCATGGCGAGCAATGAGTCCAGCCATGGAGCAAGGGGGTCTTGAGCATCGAGGTTTGCTGAAGGGCACTGCAGTAACCCCGCTAAACATTTCAACAGATAGGTTTC
Encoded proteins:
- a CDS encoding amino acid adenylation domain-containing protein; protein product: MNLHLLLDNLAHKGVKLSTNKGLLFVDAPKGVMTPELQESLVEHKAEILMLLHQNSISTSDTSLPAIVPAPESRYEPFPLTDMQHAFWVGRSGVLELGTVANHGYYEIEGQDLDLGRLNWALQKVIERHDMLRAVVLPDGQQQVLKQVPLYQIEVLDLRGREDHEVAAGIEAMRQQMSHQVLPADKWPLFEFRATRLDDGLVRLHISYDLQIFDAWSLFRLFDEWFQLYQDPEVKLVPLELAFRDYVLAEQALQGTELYQRSQQYWLSRLDDLPPAPTLPLAKNPRELKQYRTKRYDAQLDSADWPLLKQRAAQAGLTPSGVLLAAFAEILTVWNRNPRFTISLALFNRLPLHPQVNDILGDFISATLLTIDNAGSESFTDRAIRLQQQLWRDLEHRYFSGVRVTRELARRQGTAPSAIPIVFTSTLGLSSLGQETSTFSHFGELVYGISQASQAWMDVQVWEEKGALTFNWDVVEELFPDGCIQDMFEAYRLFLKRLATSETAWLEPNRQLIPPAQLAQRCLVNATVAPISDEMLHTLFAAQMQARKNESAVISPQRTLSYQELYELSNQVGHRLRALGVAPNQLVAVVMEKGWEQIVAVIGILASGAAYVPIDPGLPQERREYLLKNSGIDIVLTQSWLKENLSWPEDVLQLCIGSQDLEDESREPLETVQKPDDLAYLIYTSGSTGVPKGVMINHRGAVNTILDINRRFNVSSSDRVFALSSLSFDLSVYDIFGALAAGGAIVIPNASCEREPAHWIQLISQHRVTLWNSVPALMQMMVDCAVNESEALGNLRLILLSGDWLPLTLPTQIKDLVEDVQVISLGGATEASIWSILYPVQDVNPAWRSIPYGRPMDNQGFQVLNESLAPCPVWVPGQLYISGIGLAMGYWREEVKTKASFITHPQTGERLYRTGDLGRYLPDGNIEFLGREDFQVKIGGYRIELGEIEAVLVRHPAVSKAVVTVVGNQLNEKRLVGYVVSKQEISIDELRCFLRDQLPEYMLPSAFMFLENLPLSANGKVDRRALPVPDRSVGELDVDFVAPQNDIEQTIAAIWQAVLKLEKVGVNSNFFEIGGNSLLITKVYSQLKDVLPNMVEYISLVDLFKYSTICSLAKHLNQPQQIASPELENLELGKQLSVGKVRLKQRLKKSRDANLQV